The following proteins are co-located in the Cutaneotrichosporon cavernicola HIS019 DNA, chromosome: 3 genome:
- the PRN1 gene encoding uncharacterized protein (Pirin C-terminal cupin domain), with product MMTPNGNDSGDDLGGLNGMADAVLSPCPESESNTQRSSSVLTSGRSAGKILEAFDTAEGVGARVLRSIGTPALWNLSPFLILDHASVGQGAGFPDHPHRGMATVTYVLEGTMQHEDFMGNYGRLSRGDVQWMTAGRGVVHAEMPVVDPAHPVDAVALQLWLDLPAAKKMVKPSYKEKKADALARATFPGGNVVVVSGQSHGAVGPIRPIAGCWFLDFTLEAGGEVWQPIPEGWTACIYVLEGAVAVGDAGKEVAKQNVCVLSAVVGEEGVQIRSRPRSGSRFVLIAGEPLDQPMVLQGPFVSTSRDGAAQALRDYQSGRNGFEKALGWRSDIGKDVGMVRRKPRRKGEEEWEERDPREKGRGGKRREDKDDSEVDAGRGGSKGKGNGRSGRR from the exons ATGATGACGCCTAACGGTAACGACAGCGGAGAcgaccttggcggcctcAACGGTATGGCAGATGCCGTCCTGTCTCCGTGCCCCGAGTCCGAGAGCAACACTCAACGTTCGTCTTCGGTGTTGACATCGGGACGCTCTGCTGGCAAGATTTTGGAGGCCTTTGACACGGCCGAAGGCGTTGGCGCGCGTGTCCTGCGTTCTATTGGGACACCGGCGCTATGGAATCTCTCGCCtttcctcatcctcgaccacgCGAGTGTGGGCCAAGGCGCCGGGTTTCCCGACCACCCGCACCGCGGGATGGCGACCGTGACCTACGTGCTAGAGGG CACGATGCAGCACGAAGACTTTATGGGTAACTACGGTCGGCTGTCGCGCGGCGACGTGCAGTGGATGACTGCCGGGCGTGGGGTCGTGCATGCCGAGATGCCGGTTGTGGATCCGGCCCATCCTGTGGATGCCGTCGCTCTGCAGTTGTGGCTCGATTTGCCGGCCGCAAAGAAGATGGTCAAGCCGAGCtacaaggagaagaaggccgacgCGCTAGCACGCGCGACGTTCCCCGGCGGAAACGTGGTTGTCGTGAGCGGCCAGAGCCACGGCGCGGTTGGACCAATCAGGCCCATCGCCGGTTGTTGGTTCCTCGACTTTACGCTGGaagccggcggcgaggtgtGGCAGCCGATCCCTGAAGGATGGACTGCGTGCATCtacgtcctcgagggcgctgTGGCAGTCGGTGACGCAGGAAAGGAAGTGGCTAAACAGAACGTCTGCGTCCTCTCCGCTGtggttggggaggagggtgtgCAGATACGTTCGCGTCCGCGCTCAGGGAGCCGCTTCGTCCTCATTGCCGGCGAGCCGCTTGACCAGCCGATGGTCCTACAGGGTCCCTTTGTCTCCACGAGCCGGGACGGCGCAGCACAGGCACTCCGCGACTACCAGAGTGGAAGGAACGGGTTCGAAAAGGCACTGGGCTGGCGTAGCGACATTGGGAAGGATGTGGGCATGGTGCGCCGCAAGCCTCGCCggaagggagaggaggagtgggaggagcgcgacccTCGCGAGAAGGGACGTGGAGggaagcggcgcgaggacaaggacgacagcgaggtggacgcaggaagaggaggaagcaAAGGCAAGGGCAATGGCAGGAGCGGCCGGCGGTAA
- a CDS encoding uncharacterized protein (Major Facilitator Superfamily), which translates to MSAQQPIRNDSHDTVDEKFKAKHFESIEEARDSASEINDSTPRTYADIDEGFDPKVVLAIVRKIDLRVIPVLALMYCISLIDRTNLSMARAANDKAMNKELQLDVGNHYSLATMIFFIPYIILEIPSQIGLRYFGPKIWLSLSCFLWGVVMMCFGFLNSWQGLVGLRALLGAFESTLFPGAAYLIACWYPRKQMATRNTAFYFSSTAVGGLSSILAWGISQMHGTAGKSGWRWIFILEGLMTIMIGIIGFIFLQEFPDRAKFLTEEEKEIVRTRIERDRGDATHDPLTLAKMREYAMEPQPWIFGIMFMATTLSAYSMAYFLPTILQGMGFSNMLSQLLYAPPKIWAIFPGMFLAYWCDKTRQRAASVMFSATILVIGTIMFSQLKNNQKEARYAGTFLAYGGATMNVPLVLSWTQTSIRSQSKRAFTAALLVAWGGVGGILAGVLFMQEEAKQGYPTGIWSTVGLNSFVVVAAAGFKIWFARQNRRADAGEIILQDHPGFRYQA; encoded by the exons ATGTCTGCCCAGCAACCGATCCGGAACGACTCGCACGACACGGTCGACGAGAAGTTCAAGGCAAAGCACTTCGAGTCGATCGAGGAGGCACGCGACTCCGCCTCGGAGATCAACGACAGCACCCCCCGTACTTATGCCGACATCGATGAGGGGTTCGACCCCAAGGTCGTCCTGGCCATCGTCCGCAAGATCGACCTCCGCGTCATCCCTGTCCTAGCACTCATGTACTGTATCTCGCTTATTGACCGCACCAACCTGTCGATGGCGCGTGCGGCCAACGACAAGGCCATGAACAAGGAGCTTCaactcgacgtcggcaacCACTACTCGCTTGCCACAATGATCTTCTTCATCCCCTACATTATTCTGGAAATTCCT TCCCAGATCGGTCTGCGCTACTTTGGTCCCAAGATCTGGCTCTCGCTCTCATGCTTCCTCTGGGGCGTcgtgatg ATGTGCTTCGGTTTCCTCAACAGCTGGCAGGGTCTTGTTGGTCTTCgtgctctcctcggcgcttTCGAGTCGACCCTCTTCCCCGGTGCAGCGTACCTCATCGCCTGTTGGTACCCTCGCAAGCAGATGGCGACTCGCAACACTGCTTTCTACTTTAGCTCGACGGCCGTTGGCGGTCTCTCTTCCATCCTCGCATGGGGAATCTCGCAGATGCACGGCACGGCAGGCAAGTCGGGTTGGCGCTGGATCTTCATCCTTGAGGGTCTTATGACCATTATGATTGGTATCATCGGCTTCATCTTCCTGCAGGAGTTCCCCGACCGTGCCAAGTTCctgaccgaggaggagaaggagattgTCCGCACCCGCATTGAGCGCGACCGTGGCGACGCCACCCACGACcctctcaccctcgccaagaTGCGCGAGTACGCCATGGAGCCCCAGCCTTGGATCTTCGGTATTATGTTTATGGCCACCACTCTCTCAGCCTACTCGATGGCATACTTCCTCCCGACCATTCTTCAGGGTATGGGCTTCAGCAACATGCTCTCGCAGCTCCTGTATGCGCCGCCCAAGATCTGGGCCATCTTCCCCGGCATGTTCCTCGCCTACTGGTGTGACAAGACTcgccagcgcgccgcctccgtcATGTTCAGCGccaccatcctcgtcatcggTACCATCATGTTCTCGCAGCTCAAGAACAACCAGAAGGAGGCTCGCTACGCCGGCACTTTCCTCGCCTATGGCGGTGCCACCATGAACGTTCCTCTCGTTCTCTCGTGGACCCAGACCTCGATCCGCTCCCAGTCCAAGCGCGCGTtcaccgccgccctcctcgtcgcttggggcggcgtcggcggtATCCTCGCCGGTGTCCTCTTCAtgcaggaggaggcaaAGCAGGGCTATCCCACCGGTATTTGGTCGACCGTTGGGCTCAACAGCTTTGTTGTCGTCGCTGCGGCCGGTTTCAAGATTTGGTTCGCGCGCCAGaaccgccgcgccgacgccggcgaGATCATCCTCCAGGACCACCCCGGTTTCCGCTACCAGGCATAA
- a CDS encoding uncharacterized protein (Acyl-coenzyme A oxidase N-terminal): protein MAPPPPAWVQKLVPSSPRGQDLLAAERSGSQVDSDRLAQLLHGKEDLELKDRIEKIISAEKVFDKNELLSMGRVDRIQRSLARGKTLKRLSDKHQWSKEEYKVAANISGEPNVYGLHDGMFLVTLREQGTPEQHKLFLEKAERSEYIGCYAQTELGHGSNVRGLETTATWDPKDKTFVIHSPHLTASKWWIGSLGKVANHAVVMAQLFVNGKNHGPHPFVVHIRDLKTHEPLENIYVGDIGPKFGYNSMDNGFLLFNHVKIPHANMLARFNFVDPVTSEYRRVGSPSLIYGTLTWVRSHIVLDSGSSLARGVAIATRYAAVRRQFQDRDAEEAGIGGETPVLNYKMVQARLLPLLAASYGLHFTGRGMMELYNANQEAMKKNLAGGTSKRSAGPEELNPGADLLADLHSTSCGLKALGSTIAVDGLEACRRACGGHGYSSYSGIGPWYSDYLPTATWEGDNYMLTQQVARYMLKTARGVLNGTAPDNETARILKHYLARKDTGAAFDVLNNDQDIVAAFAWRTAYLTMEALRLRDKEKQSWNSLLVHFWRLSTAHSQYLVVRNFYDAVVRDHKAVVAQVGEPTAKALIDLYRLYALTTFEANGAEFFTSGAVTTAQISLTRTKGISALLDAIRPHAVNLVDAWSFSDYVLNSSLGRKDGAVYEDLFARARTNPVNDLVFDPYPSSDTLIKRVDRQAKL, encoded by the exons ATGGcgccccctccccccgcATGGGTTCAGAAGCTCGTTCCGTCTTCGCCTCGCGGCCAagacctcctcgccgccgagcgtTCGGGCTCGCAGGTCGACTCtgaccgcctcgcccagctccTTCACGGCAAGGAGGACCTTGAACTCAAGGACCGCATCGAGAAGATCATCTCGGCAGAGAAGGTCTTTGACAAGAACGAGCTCCTCTCGATGGGCCGTGTCGACCGTATCCagcgctcgctcgctcgcggCAAGACGCTCAAGCGTCTCAGCGACAAGCACCAGTGGTCCAAGGAGGAGTACAAGGTTGCTGCCAACATTTCGGGCGAGCCCAACGTCTATGGCCTCCACGATGGCATGTTCCTCGTCACTCTCCGTGAGCAGGGCACTCCAGAGCAGCACAAGCTCTtcctcgagaaggccgagcgGTCCGAGTACATTGGCTGCTACGCCCAGACCGAGCTTGGCCACGGTTCCAACGtccgcggcctcgagacTACCGCTACGTGGGACCCCAAGGACAAGACGTTTGTCATCCACTCGCCCCACCTTACCGCCTCCAAGTGGTGGATTGGCTcgctcggcaaggtcgccaACCACGCAGTCGTCATGGCTCAGCTCTTTGTCAACGGCAAGAACCACGGCCCGCACCCCTTTGTCGTCCACATTCGTGACCTCAAGACCCACGAGCCCCTCGAGAACATCTACGTCGGTGACATTGGGCCCAAGTTTGGTTACAA ctcGATGGACAATGGTTTCCTCCTGTTCAACCACGTCAAGATCCCCCACGCCAACATGCTGGCCCGCTTCAACTTTGTTGACCCCGTGACCTCGGAGTACCGCCGCGTcggctcgccctcgctcaTCTACGGCACTCTCACCTGGGTCCGCTCCCACAttgtcctcgactcggGTTCCTCGCTCGCCCGTGGTGTCGCCATTGCGACCCGCTACGCCGCGGTCCGTCGTCAGTTCCAGGACcgtgacgccgaggaggctggcatcggcggcgagacCCCCGTTCTCAACTACAAGATGGTGCAGGCTcgtctcctccccctcctcgctgcctCGTACGGCCTCCACTTCACTGGCCGCGGCATGATGGAGCTCTACAACGCCAACCAGGAGGCCATGAAGAAGAACCTGGCTGGAGGAACCTCTAAGCGCTCGGCTGGTcccgaggagctcaaccCCGGAGCtgacctccttgccgacctccactcgacctcgtgtGGCCTCAAGGCCCTCGGCTCGAccatcgccgtcgacggTCTCGAGGCGTGCCGCCGCGCTTGTGGTGGTCACGGCTACTCGTCGTACTCTGGCATCGGCCCTTGGTACTCGGACTACCTCCCGACCGCGACCTGGGAGGGCGACAACTACATGCTCACCCAGCAAGTCGCGCGCTACATGCTCAAGACTGCTCGTGGCGTCCTCAACGGCACTGCTCCCGACAACGAGACTGCCCGCATTCTCAAGCACTACCTCGCTCGCAAGGACACTGGCGCCGCGTTCGACGTCCTCAACAACGACCAGGACATTGTCGCCGCATTTGCCTGGCGCACTGCCTACCTCACCATGGAGGCTCTCCGTCTTcgcgacaaggagaagcagTCGTGGAactcgctcctcgtccactTCTGGCGCCTCTCCACTGCCCACTCGCAgtacctcgtcgtccgcaACTTCTACGACGCCGTCGTTCGGGACCACAAGGCTGTCGTCGCCCAGGTCGGCGAGCCCACCGCAAAGGCCCTCATTGACCTCTACCGCCTGTACGCTCTCACCACCTTTGAGGCCAACGGTGCCGAGTTCTTCACCTCTGGCGCCGTCACCACTGCCCAGATCTCGCTTACCCGCACCAAGGGCATCAGCGcactcctcgacgccatccGGCCCCACGCCGTCAACCTTGTCGACGCCTGGTCGTTCAGCGACTACGTTCTCAACTCGTCGCTCGGCCGCAAGGACGGTGCCGTGTACGAGGACCTGTTCGCTCGCGCACGAACCAACCCGgtcaacgacctcgtcttcgACCCCTACCCGAGCTCGGACACGCTCATCAAGCGTGTGGACCGCCAGGCCAAGCTCTAA
- the lacZ gene encoding uncharacterized protein (Belongs to the glycosyl hydrolase 2 family), with protein sequence MGTVFHPTEHESLVPQRGTAQPRAYHQPGAHGSPSDAAALSLNGNWNFRFSPTVEAAGDESFTETKYDDGKWGTLPVPSTWVLHGHGKPWYTNIQFPFPLDPPRVPDDNPTGDYRVTFDTDKTKWPKGGRTLLRFDGVESWYKVWLNGRELGFATGSRLPSEFDVTDCLKNGKNVLAVRVRQWSSASYIEDQDMWWLPGIFRDVTLLHRPDRCVEDYFVHADYDAVRGEGILKVDCNPGGRVRVPELGIDIATGEEFKIPVEPWTAETPRLYSGTLSADGETIPLRIGFRHVEIADGLIKVNGRRVLFRGVNRHEFHPKAGRALDRDTMLQDVLLMKRLNVNAVRTSHYPPHPHFLSLCDEYGLWVILECDYETHGFDVVGWRGNPSGEESWKDMLMHRIERTVERDKNHPAIVIWSLGNEASVGDNTGHMARWVRERDPSRPLHYEGDWEVRYTDIYSRMYPWLHEVDSIGRRDEWHLGDDELDKHRRAAPFIICEYAHAMGNGPGGFKEYYAMFERYERCQGGFVWEWIDHGIPQKGPNGTHYAYGGDFGEEVHDGNFITDGLIFPNRDPSPGAIEMSKTYEPLGISGEGRDVCIKNKFDFATTDRYAFEWKLEADGVVVDHGELQVDPIASWERGAARLPAPKEVAGEKIWTVHAVLKDKASWADQGHEVAWGQWPCGDITNIPPTEGVDSQDSEDGDEWELFPSRVSVPAPPPGPEIQSDGSIKLGPATFSARGQLLKVGHMRVSAALDISRATTDNDRGWDGTINRNQADAWRNAGVHRMHTRVDSVEVTDKCLRVHTWEAAAVRERGLRCIYTWTANKDTVAVEVDVDPVGEWGELPFPRLGMRLVLPKSISDIEYFGLGPGEAYPDSCEAVRLGLWKNTVDGWQTPYVMPQENGARRGVRWATLTGSEGGVRIAATSPPEAHAMDEDKAGKARSKKATGKGQAEGKEKVDKHVAVRPVILAARRWTTADLETAKHTTDLKPRDNVFVNVDTSHHGLGTAACGPGPTEDYRNTTVRTSFGFALAPVDPDGKGCVVQ encoded by the exons ATGGGCACAGTCTTTCACCCCACAGAGCACGAGAGCCTTGTACCGCAACGCGGAACGGCTCAACCCCGAGCATACCATCAGCCAGGTGCGCACGGCTCCCCCTCAGATGCGGCTGCGCTTTCCCTCAATGGCAACTGGAATTTCCGGTTCTCGCCCACTGTCGAAGCGGCCGGTGACGAATCCTTCACAGAAACCAAAtacgacgacggcaagtGGGGCACGCTGCCTGTCCCCAGCACTTGGGTGCTGCATGGGCACGGGAAGCCGTGGTACACGAACATACAGTTCCCGTTCCCGCTTGACCCGCCGCGCGTGCCCGACGACAACCCGACTGGGGACTACCGCGTCACCTTCGACACGGACAAGACCAAGTGGCCGAAAGGTGGGCGCACACTACTGCGCTtcgatggcgtcgagaGCTGGTACAAGGTCTGGCTGAATgggcgcgagctcgggtTCGCTACGGGATCTCGCCTTCCCTCCGAATTTGACGTCACCGACTGCCTCAAGAATGGCAAGAACGTGCTTGCCGTCCGCGTGCGGCAGTGGAGCAGCGCCAGTTACATCGAGGACCAGGATATGTGGTGGCTGCCCGGCATCTTCCGAGATGTGACCCTGCTGCACCGACCAGACCGGTGCGTCGAGGACTACTTCGTGCATGCCGACTACGACGCCGTGCGCGGCGAAGGCATCCTCAAGGTCGACTGTAATCCCGGCGGTCGTGTGAGGGTTCCCGAGCTGGGTATTGACATTGCAACGGGGGAGGAGTTCAAGATCCCCGTCGAGCCGTGGACGGCCGAGACGCCGCGCCTGTACTCGGGCACACTGTCGGCGGACGGCGAGACCATTCCACTGCGCATTGGGTTCCGACACGTCGAGATCGCCGATGGCCTGATCAAGGTCAATGGGCGGCGCGTGCTCTTCCGCGGTGTGAACCGGCACGAGTTCCATCCCAAGGCTGGTCGCGCGCTTGACCGCGACACCATGCTCCAGGACGTGCTCCTCATGAAGCGGCTGAACGTCAACGCGGTACGGACTAGCCACTACCCTCCCCACCCGCacttcttgagcttgtgTGACGAATACGGGCTGTGGGTAATCTTGGAGTGCGACTACGAGACGCACGGGTTCGACGTTGTCGGCTGGCGCGGTAACCCATCTGGCGAAGAGAGCTGGAAGGACATGCTCATGCATCGCATCGAGAGGACGGTGGAGCGCGACAAGAACCACCCCGCGATCGTGATCTGGAGTCTGGGGAACGAGGCCAGCGTGGGCGACAACACGGGTCACATGGCGCGCTGggtgcgcgagcgtgaCCCGTCGCGGCCGCTGCACTACGAGGGCGACTGGGAG GTCCGCTACACAGACATCTACTCACGCATGTACCCCTGGTTGCACGAGGTGGACTCGATCGGACGTCGCGACGAGTGGCAcctcggtgacgacgagctggacaagcaccgccgcgccgcgccgttCATCATCTGCGAGTACGCGCACGCAATGGGCAACGGGCCGGGTGGGTTCAAGGAGTACTACGCCATGTTTGAGCGCTACGAGCGTTGCCAG GGCGGCTTTGTGTGGGAATGGATCGACCACGGTATCCCCCAGAAGGGCCCTAACGGTACGCACTACGCGTACGGCGGCGACtttggcgaggaggttcACGACGGCAACTTCATTACGGACGGGCTCATATTCCCGAACCGCGACCCGAGTCCTGGCGCAATCGAAATGAGCAAGACTTACGAGCCGCTCGGTATCTCTGGTGAGGGGCGCGACGTATGCATCAAGAACAAGTTTGACTTTGCCACAACCGACCGCTACGCTTTTGAGTGgaagctcgaggcggacggCGTGGTCGTCGACCACGGTGAGCTGCAAGTCGACCCCATTGCGTCGTGGGAGCGGGGCGCTGCGCGTCTGCCTGCACCGAAGGAGGTGGCTGGCGAGAAGATATGGACTGTGCACGCggtgctcaaggacaaAGCGAGCTGGGCGGACCAAGGCCACGAGGTCGCGTGGGGCCAGTGGCCGTGCGGCGACATCACCAACATCCCTCCTACTGAAGGGGTGGATTCCCAGGATTCCGAGGACGGTGACGAGTGGGAGCTCTTCCCATCGCGTGTCTCCGTTCCGGCCCCACCGCCTGGGCCTGAGATCCAGTCAGACGGGAGCATCAAGCTTGGACCCGCCACCTTCAGTGCGCGAGGCCAGCTGCTCAAGGTGGGGCACATGCgcgtctcggcggcgctcgacatCTCACGCGCGACGACAGACAACGACCGTGGATGGGACGGCACCATCAACCGCAACCAAGCTGATGCTTGGCGCAACGCCGGCGTACACAGGATGCATACGCGCGTCGACTCCGTCGAGGTGACGGACAAGTGTCTGCGTGTACACACctgggaggcggcggcggtacGTGAGCGCGGCCTTCGCTGCATCTATACGTGGACGGCGAACAAGGACACTGTTGCtgttgaggtcgacgttgaTCCCGTAGGCGAATGGGGTGAACTCCCATTCCCGCGCCTCGGTATGCGTCTCGTTCTCCCCAAGAGTATCTCCGACATCGAGTATTTCGGCCTTGGGCCTGGCGAGGCGTACCCTGACTCGTGTGAGGCGGTGCGGCTTGGGTTGTGGAAGAACACGGTCGACGGATGGCAGACGCCGTACGTCATGCCACAGGAGAAtggggcgcggcggggtgTGCGCTGGGCCACCTTGACTGGGAGCGAGGGGGGCGTGCGCATCGCCGCGACATCTCCACCCGAAGCTCAcgcgatggacgaggacaaggctGGAAAGGCCAGGAGCAAGAAGGCGACTGGAAAGGGCCAGGCAGAGGGCAAAGAGAAGGTCGACAAACACGTCGCCGTCCGGCCCGTTATTCTCGCCGCGCGACGCTGGACCactgccgacctcgagaccGCCAAGCACACGACCGACCTCAAGCCCCGTGACAACGTCTTCGTCAACGTTGACACGAGCCATCACGGTCTCGGGACAGCTGCTTGTGGGCCTGGGCCGACGGAGGACTACCGCAACACGACGGTGCGTACGAGCTTTGGGTTCGCACTGGCGCCTGTGGATCCGGACGGGAAGGGATGTGTTGTGCAGTAA
- a CDS encoding uncharacterized protein (Phosphatidylethanolamine-binding protein) — MFPLFLLATAASAATTTDLAYVAANFENAGLGSVFPSFAPEAVLDASFGSSKVAIGQPVTQDTAGTRPELTVDAGDAFDASGNYSLLLVDANIVGWADSQNLHWLTNGVTLSGNGTSTPDYTAATDIRSYAGPGPAAGSGAHRYVLLMYRQPAQFTAPEGFSATIEDVIPFKVGDYATAAGLDLVAANYFTVENGVASVSVAQTTSVDPATLSVASSSASSSAAASSGAASSGSAAASGSQSQSASKSAASGSPSAPASTNTSGTGKTVPSLFALVAGAVLALF; from the exons ATGTtccctctcttcctcctcgctactgccgcctcggccgcgacTACCACCGACCTCGCCTATGTCGCTGCCAACTTTGAGA ATGCCGGCCTCGGGTCCGTCTTCCCCTCGTTCGCTCCCGAGGCTGTCCTTGACGCGTCTTTCGGTTCTTCCAAGGTCGCTATCGGCCAGCCCGTGACCCAGGACACTGCGGGCACGCGTCCTGAGCTTACAGTTGACGCCGGTGATGCCTTTGATGCCTCT GGCAACTACTCGCTCCTCCTGGTCGACGCCAACATCGTTGGCTGGGCCGACAGCCAGAACCTCCACTGGCTCACCAACGGCGTGACCCTCAGCGGCAACGGTACCTCGACGCCCGACTACACTGCGGCCACAGACATCCGTTCCTACGCTGGTCCCGGCCCTGCCGCCGGCTCGGGCGCCCACCGCTACGTCCTGCTCATGTACCGTCAGCCTGCCCAGTTCACGGCTCCCGAGGGCTTCTCCGCCACCATCGAGGACGTCATCCCTttcaaggtcggcgactacgccaccgccgccggcctcgacctcgtcgccgccaactACTTCACCGTTGAGAACGGTGTTGCCTCGGTCTCCGTTGCGCAGACTACGTCGGTCGACCCCGCCACCCTCTCCgtcgccagctcgagcgcctcgtcgtccgccgccgcgtcgtccggtgccgcgtcgtcgggcTCGGCAGCCGCCTCGGGCTCGCAGAGCCAGAGCGCGTCCAAGTCGGCCGCGAGCGGTAGCCCTTCGGCCCCCGCTTCCACCAACACCTCGGGGACTGGCAAGACCGTGCCTTCGCTCttcgctctcgtcgccggcgccgtcctcgccctcttctAA
- a CDS encoding uncharacterized protein (Major Facilitator Superfamily), translating into MTQPRPRSRSRRDSDPAADLAYIRSISPRLRTSEDSALAVELAEEVSESQATSEGKEQEPFEGREEPEEGGKEQPEEGGKEHATAGHIGPPPDGGMRAWLVVIGSAFSIFCVLGLVTGAGQFQAYYLAHQLKGYSTAKVAWLASIQITLTFGGAVISGALFDAYSAHPLVMLSTLGQFGSLVAVAFSRTYYQFLLSHAAFGVSAAIVYSPATGIAAHWFLRRRGTAVAVIMSGAGAGGVIYPILIKNLTDRFVWRDAILILAGIHFVLMLPGCLFMKKRLPNRPPVPVRALAKPWKDFRYCFLIVGQSLTSLAVFSPYFNASLYARANHASPTVVGYAVAILQAGNFVGRMASGPLADRFGTWLIFVLFAALSAITLFGFFIVPLNTPATVAGLAIYGCVSGGHVTLIPAVTATISPAHEIGMRLGLLWTVLSVTMLVGPVISGELITVGNGTYKWAGLWNALQFCLSTAVLSVPGVVMWRRRRREGGEV; encoded by the exons ATGACACAACCACGACCTCGCTCACGATCAAGACGCGACAGCGACCCGGCAGCAGACTTGGCGTACATccgctccatctcgccgcgCCTACGGACGAGTGAGGACTCTGCCCTGGCCGTCGAgttggcggaggaggtcTCTGAATCCCAAGCCACATCCGAGGGGAAAGAGCAAGAACCTTTcgaggggagagaggagcCGGAAGAAGGGGGGAAAGAGCAACcggaagaaggagggaaAGAGCATGCCACGGCAGGACATATCGGGCCACCACCGGATGGAGGGATGCGCGCATGGCTCGTGGTTATCGGCTCGGCATTTTCTATTTTCTGTGTGCTGGGTCTCGTTACGGGAGCAGGGCAGTTTCAGGCGTATTATCTCGCACATCAGTTGAAGGGGTATTCTACTGCCAAAGTTGC atgGCTAGCAAGTATCCAAATCACGCTCACcttcggcggcgcggtcaTCTCTGGAGCCCTCTTCGACGCCTACTCCGCCCATCCACTAGTCATGCTCTCCACGCTTGGCCAATTCGGCTCCCTGGTAGCAGTGGCAT TCTCGAGGACATACTACCAGTTCCTACTCTCCCACGCTGCGTTTGGCGTATCGGCCGCCATCGTGTATTCGCCAGCAACAGGCATCGCCGCGCACTGGTTcctccgtcgccgaggaacaGCCGTGGCAGTCATCATGTCCGGCGCGGGGGCCGGCGGCGTCATATACCCGATCCTCATCAAGAACTTGACTGACCGCTTTG TATGGCGCGACGCtatcctcatcctcgcggGGATCCATTTTGTACTTATGCTTCCGGGGTGTTTGTTTATGAAGAAACGGTTGCCGAATCGGCCGCCAGTGCCGGTTCGCGCGTTGGCTAAACCGTGGAAGGATTTCCGGTATTGCTTCCTCATCGTTGGACAGTCGCTCACCTCTCTTGC CGTCTTCTCGCCCTACTTCAACGCATCGCTTTACGCGCGTGCGAACCACGCCTCTCCCACAGTCGTAGGCTACGCCGTAGCCATCCTCCAAGCGGGAAACTTTGTCGGCCGCATGGCCAGCGGGCCCCTAGCCGACCGTTTCGGCACCTGGCTAATCTtcgtcctcttcgccgCCCTCTCCGCAATAACCCTCTTCGGCTTCTTCATCGTCCCCCTAAACACACCCGCCACCGTCGCCGGATTAGCCATCTACGGCTGCGTCTCAGGCGGACACGTGACTCTCATCCCGGCCGTGACGGCGACCATCTCGCCAGCCCACGAGATCGGTATGCGTTTGGGATTGCTGTGGACTGTGCTGTCGGTCACCATGCTTGTCGGGCCTGTTATTTCCGGTGAGCTCATCACGGTGGGTAATGGGACGTATAAGTGGGCGGGCCTGTGGAATGCGCTCCAGTTCTGCTTGTCTACTGCTGTGCTAAGTGTGCCGGGCGTTGTTATGTGGCGCAGGAGacggagggaggggggagaaGTGTAG